One region of Ictalurus furcatus strain D&B chromosome 17, Billie_1.0, whole genome shotgun sequence genomic DNA includes:
- the gtf2b gene encoding transcription initiation factor IIB translates to MASTSRGDALPKVQCPNHPDAMLVEDYRAGDMICPECGLVVGDRVIDVGSEWRTFTNEKATKDPSRVGDAQNPLLNGGDLTTMIGKGTGSASFDEFGNSKYQNRRTMSSSDRAMLNAFKEITTMADRINLPRNIVDRTNNLFKQVYEQKSLKGRSNDAIASACLYIACRQEGVPRTFKEICAVSRISKKEIGRCFKLILKALETSVDLITTGDFMSRFCSNLGLPKHVQMAATFIARKAVELDLVPGRSPISVAAAAIYMASQASAEKKTQKEIGDIAGVADVTIRQSYRLIYPRAADLFPPDFKFDTPVDKLPQL, encoded by the exons ATGGCGTCGACCAGCCG TGGAGATGCTCTTCCCAAGGTTCAGTGCCCTAATCACCCAGATGCCATGCTGGTGGAGGATTACCGAGCTGGCGACATGATCTGCCCAGAGTGTGGCCTCGTTGTCG GTGACCGTGTGATCGACGTTGGATCAGAGTGGAGGACATTCACGAATGAAAAAGCTACCAAAGACCCATCACGTGTCGGCGACGCCCAGAACCCACTCCTCAATGGAGGAGACCTCACTACGATGATCGGAAAG GGAACGGGTTCTGCGAGTTTCGATGAGTTCGGCAACTCCAAGTACCAGAACCGGAGGACGATGAGCAGCTCGGACAGAGCCATGCTGAACGCCTTTAAAGAGATCACCACCATGGCAGACAGGATAAACCTGCCCCGGAACATCGTC GATCGTACGAATAACCTGTTTAAGCAGGTGTATGAACAGAAGAGTCTGAAGGGCAGGAGTAATGATGCCATCGCTTCGGCATGCCTCTACATCGCGTGCAGACAGGAGGGAGTTCCCCGAACGTTTAAAG AGATCTGCGCCGTGTCCCGGATTTCCAAGAAGGAGATCGGCCGCTGCTTTAAGCTCATCCTGAAGGCTCTGGAGACGAGCGTGGACCTAATCACCACCGGAGACTTCATGTCCCGCTTCTGCTCCAACCTGGGCCTGCCGAAGCACGTGCAGATGGCAGCTACCTTCATCGCCAGGAAGGCCGTGGAGCTCGACCTGGTCCCGGGACGCAGCCCGATCAGCGTGGCCGCTGCCGCCATCTACATGGCCTCTCAGGCCTCGGCTGAGAAGAAGACGCAGAAAG AAATCGGAGATATAGCCGGAGTAGCCGATGTCACCATCCGCCAGTCGTACCGTCTCATCTACCCACGTGCTGCTGATCTCTTCCCTCCAGACTTCAAGTTCGACACACCAGTGGATAAACTGCCGCagctgtga